Part of the Aciduliprofundum boonei T469 genome is shown below.
TGTGGTAATTTGCTGAAAAGTCGATACACCATGCTTGGGTATGATCTTAATACTGAGATATGTCTGAGGCAATAGAGCCAAGCCATTTGCTGTGGCATTAAATGATAAGGCAACTATATCTCCTGCACTGATTACATAATTACTCAAAGTTTTTGGAGATAGGTCTCTTATAACTCTTATTCCAAAAACCCCTGCGCCACCCTGCGGATTTGCACCGCCATCGAAACTAACGGAGGAATTGAACACCAAGTCCACGGAATTTTGACCATCACTAACCTCTAAAATCACATCTTCCAAATTCACTGGAGGGCTACCTGGGATTAATGATACTTTTATATCAATCCAGTCAATCTGGTCGTGATAAGGAGGAGTCGTGCCCCACTCATCATTGTATCTGTAGCCACCCATAGATATTATCTTAAATCCTGTTGAAACATCTTGAATCGCCACATTCCCTGTATCTTCTGCCTGTTGCTGAAGTTGGTATGATATTTGTATAAGTACAACAGCTGTTACTGCGGAAACAATGATCATTGCTATGAAAATTATGAGCGAGCCAATGCCGAATTCTCCCTGTTCCCTCTTCATCACCCTCTTCATATTTCACATCACCTCTTGCATCACCTCCCATGGTGATCAGTGGAGGAGAGCCATAGGCTCTCCTCGAGAGAGGCCCGAGGTGATATCGCTATCACCTGCGGGCATTCAGGGCCTCTCTCAAAATTCAAAAGGATATAGGGTATTAAAAATTTTTTCACTGAAATTTATAAATTGTTAAACATAACAGATACCCAATGGTGATTTTCAAAAATGATTTTCAATTCTAAACCCATCTTTACTTATTTCCACCTTGTAAGCTTTGCCACCCACCTCTTCTATTGCCTTTGCTACTTCATCTTGCTCATCGGTAAGTGCTATTATTGAGCCACCTCCACCTGCTCCCGTCAATTTCGCCCCATACGAGTGCTTTAGGGACGCGTTTATCATTCTTTTTAGCATGGGGTGATTCACACCTAAGATAGTGAGAAGTTTATTATCCTCGTTCATAAGCTCTCCTATTCTTTCATAATCCTCATCCTGCAAAGGTTCTATTGCTTCCATAGTTATTTTTCCTATATCTCTTATAACATCCCTGGCAAAGGAGTTCCAGTTATAGAACCTGCGCACTTTATTTACCATATCCTTTGTTGAGCCCTTTATACCGGAAAAGCCAACAACGAGTTTTAGTGAAGGGACTTCTATATGATGAATGTACCATTTCAACTCCCCCTTTTCCACTTTCCATAGAAAATGGTCTTTCTTCTCCCTATGCACCAAAATGCCTTTACCATGTGTCACGGTGCTTGTATCAATGGGACTTGCACTTCCCTGAGTTCTATACTCCACTTCAAATCCCAATTTGGCTATTTTTTCCTCTTTTAGTTCATCTTTCATAGCCAAGAGCGCAGTGAGCATTGCAACGGTTATGGAGGCTGAGGAGCCCATGCCTGATGCAGAAGGAACCTCGCTCTTTGTTTGTATGTCCAACGGCTCTCCATCCCAGCATAATTTTATTGCATTCTTGATGTATGAATGATACTTATCGCTCATAGGATAACCATTTACCCTATACTCCTCGCTTTTTTTTATTTTCACATAGGTTCTCAAATTTATTGCCACAGCTATGGCAGGCTCACCGTAGACAACAGCATGCTCGCCGAATAATATGACTTTAGCTGGTGCAGATGTTTCCACGGAAGATTATTTGCATTATGATGATAAACATTTCCCTCATAAGCTTAGTTCAACTTTATCTATTCCCTTCAATGCATTTCTTATCAGCCCTATTGTATTTTCTAAATCTCTTTTATCAATCATCTCAACGCTTGAGTGCATATAGCGAAGAGGAATAGAAATAACTACAGTGGCAACTCCCTCACGAGACAATTGAATGACATCGACATCCGTGCCACTTCTGCTTGGATTAGGCTCAATTTGATAAGGCACTCCGTTTGCACTATTGATGAAATGCTTTACAAGCTTTGGATGAGCCGTTGGCCCTACTCCAATTGTGGGTCCTTTGCCAAGCTCTACAGGCATCTCGTCCTTACCCATTCCGGGCATTCTTGCATGGGTCACATCAATCGCTATACCTATATCTGGCTCCACTCTAAATCCAGAGACCTTCGCCCCCCTCAATCCAACTTCTTCTTGCACTGTAGCTACAAAATAAATTGTTGTCTCGCTTTCCAAATCTTCCATTACTTTCAAAAGGGTGTAAATCCCGGCTCGATCATCTAAAGCCGTTGCTACAATCCTATTTCCAATCTCGTAATAATTCGGCAAGAAAGAGCCAACATCCCCTATACTTACCAAATTCTCTGCCTCTTCCTTCTTTTCTACTCCAATATCCACCCTTAAATCCTTTATTTCTTTTTTCTCTGCTTTCTTCTCTATGTGGGGCGGCTTCTCACCTATGACTCCGTAAACATAACTACTTTTCCCTCTTATTCTCACAATTCTTGATCGCAGCGTTATTGGATTCACTCCACCCATTGGCGAAATCACAAGGTATCCATCCTCAGTTATACCTCTGACCATAAAGCCAATTTGGTCCATATGTGCCGCTAAAAGCACTTTTCTCTCTCCTCCTTTTTTCACGCCTATAACATTTCCAAGGGTATCAACTTGTACATCATCCACATATTTTTCCATATGTTCTTTCACGATTTCTCTTATTTCCCCTTCATATCCCGGCACTCCAAATGCTTTAACCAATTTTTCGAGAAGCATAATGAAGGTATATCCCCATGTATCTTAAATTTTGGGTTGAAAAAATTAAATAAAGGCAATTGTATTACAATATCTATGTTTGAGATGAACATAAAAATTGTGGACCCTATGCTACACGATAACAATATTGATTCTGTGCTTTTGAATTTTCTGAATTCGATTGGCTATATGCCAAGAGTGGACCCTCAGAGGGATTTTAGAAGGGCAATAAAGAGTGTGCCCTATAGATTGTTTAAGGAATGCTTTCTTCTCAGGCCTGATAGGGAATGGAGTGTGGAAGAGCTTATTGCGTATCTCAATACCACTAGAACCACTCTTTACAGGCATTTGAACAAATTGAAATCAATGGACATTCTTGATGAAAGGCAGGAGGGTATGAATAAATTGTATCGCTTAAAATATGGTAATTTGGAGAGAGCATGGGTATTTGTAGAGGCAAATGTTAAATTGGCAATGGAGAATTACAGGAAGATGGTTGAGCATATTTCCAACTTGGCAGGAGGTGAGAAGGTTGAATAAATTAACTATTGGCTCAAAATGCGTAATATACTCAGTGGCATCCCATGACTCAATAATGAAAACTACAGGAATATTTAGGGGTTTTGTGGCTCTGGGAGAAGACACTTCTCTAAGCATAGAGCTTGGAGAGGAGCATGGGGAGTTAAAAGGTAAAATACGCCTAATACCCATGGGCTCAATAGCGGCTGTGGATGTGATAGAACTTGCCGAGGAAGAAGAGGAGGAAGACGAGGGCGAGAAGATTTATTACAGTTGAATAACTGCGACATCCTCGTAAATTGGCCCTTTGGGAGTTAGTGTGCTATTTTTTATTTTTACCTCTCTGACATCCACTTCCCCAAATTTCAAATTTTTGAATCTATCATAATTCATTATGGATACTCTCCCCTTTGCCCTAGCCACAGTGAGATGAGGTACATAGCCTTTCTCTCTCTCAAATCCAAGCTTGGATAGTTTCTCATCTATGCATTTTGCCATTTTGACTATGGGCTCGTAGCCATCAATGCCGATCCAAATTACCCTAATGTATCTCTCATTTGGGAAAAAACCAACGCCTTGCAAGGATATTTTAAACTTATCCACTTTACACTCTTCCACGATTTTTTTTATTTTTTCTATTAATTTTTCCTCTATCTCTCCCAAAAATTTCAGGGTTATGTGCATATTCTCCTCTTCTACCAATTTTGCCCTGCCCTCTATGCTTTTTTGCAATTCCTCAATCTCTCTAAAGAACGGAATTTCAATGGCTATGAATGTGCGCATATTTGCTAATCGCATTGGAGGTTAAAAATATAACGCAAGATTTTTTACCCTTTATGCATTTAGGCAATCGGTGAGCAATATGATACCTGAAGATTTGAAATACACAAAAACCCACGAGTGGGTAAAGGTTGAAGGTAATAAGGCTAAGATAGGAATAACCTATCATGCGCAAGAGCAGCTCCATGATATAGTTTATGTCGAGCTTCCAAATGTGGGCGATGAAATAGCCAAGGGAGACAATCTTGGAGTTGTTGAATCTGTGAAGGCAGCAAGTGATATATATGCCCCAATATCTGGCAAGGTTGTAGCGGTGAATGACGAAGTTGTCAACTCTCCAGAGCTTCTCAACCAAGATCCTTACAAGAATTGGCTAGTTGAAATGGAAATTACAAATCCAAGCGAGCTGGATGAATTGCTAAGCGCTGAAGAATACAAGAAGGTTGTAGAGGAAGAAAGTTGAAAAATCGTGACTATTACTACTGGGAGGCAAAAAAACGCGGTTATAAGAGTCGTGCCTCCTTCAAATTATTGCAGATAAACGATAGATTTTATCTTATTCGTAAAGGATATACCGTTTTGGATTTAGGTGCTGCACCCGGTGGCTGGAGCCAAGTGGCTTTGAAAATTGTGGGTAGAGAGGGGAGGGTAATTGCCGTGGACATAAAACCTGTAAAATTGAGAGATGTGGAGTATATAAGAGGAGATGTTTACAGCGATGAGACATTAAAAAGGATAAAGGAAAGAGCGGAAAAAGTGGATGTAGTTCTCTCAGATATGTCTCCAAAAATTTCGGGTATAAGCTCATGGGACCATGCACGCTCTATAGACCTTGCAGAGAGAGCCCTATTTATAGCGGAGAATGTTTTAAGAGAAAGGGGGCATTTTGTAGTGAAGATCTTCCAAGGAGATATGCTCAACGCATACCTTAAAAAATGCAGGGATAGATTTGATATGGTAAAGGTGCATAAGCCAAAGGCATCGAATAGAGAAAGTCCGGAAATCTATGTGGTTTGCAAAAGATTTAAATTATCTAACACTCCATAGAGGCGCTCTAGTTCTATAATCACCATTATTCTTTCCTCAGTTCTTTCCCTGAGCAGCTCTTTTATTTTTCTCCCCATGTATCTCTCTCTTTCATTCTCAATTTTTCTGTATTGAGGAATTTTGTTTACCTCTTTATCCCAAAGCATAACAAATTCTTCTGGTGTATCTGCCTCAAAATTCTTACGCCATACCTTCCTCTTTCGAAAATTAAAGCGCATTATATGAAAGAAATCAATTGTTTTCACAAATAAATCTGAATACTCCTCGTCGGGCATATCAATGGGTATTATCTCAATTCCATCCTCTTTCGCTATAGCAAATGCTTCAAGGTATGTGGGCACAGGCAATCCAACTTCCCCGTACTTTTCAAGTTTTAAAGCATAAATAACTTCATAATCTTCAGGATCGATATCAAAGGGTTCTTTTAGATATTTTTTCAACCCTGATAACTCTTCTGGAGAGATACCAAGAAACATAACTTGGGCCTTGAAATCTTTAAACAATTCTTTAAGTTTTTCTCTCTCGCTAACAAGTCCTTTTATTGTGCCGAAAAATAAAACTTCTTTTCCATTGATATTGAACTGAAAAACCCTCTTCATATAGCACTCCTTTCCCTGACTATTTTGCGGATTTCCTCCTTACTTTCTATTTCCATAATTTCGCTTCTCTCAATCAAAGGTATTCCATCAATCTCTTCGTACTTTGCCTTATTTACCACGATAAATGCATTTTTACCCAGGAGTTCTGTAAATATACGCAGATTCATCGCTTTTACCTTTAATTTTTTCTGATTTTTACCTATGCTCGTTAAGAATACATCCCGCTCGTCTTTGCTTAAAGCTTCAAAGGGGCATTTAATGGTGAGAAATACATCATAGCCGATTTTCATCAATCTGCGGTATATATCATCAACATCTTCAATATTTTCATATCTCTCCTCCTTTAATCTCCTTAAATCTAGGATATCAATGGGCTCAATCAGAGGTATGCCCAAATAATCTTCAAGACGGAGAGCACTATCAATAGTTGCATTCATGCCTTCCTCGTATAACTGGATGGCTTTCCTTGACACACCTGCAATCTTTGCCAACTCTCCTAAAGATATACCTCTCGCTTCCCTCACCCTCCTTAAAAGCCATCCGTTTATGTTCACATACAATCCTCCTGGAGAGGCATAAACCATGGGATATTCTCCATTAACTATGAAATTCTTGAATGTATTAAAAGATAGTATAGGCAAACCATGGCGAGAATACACAACATCGTCCATTATCTCTCCCATTGCATTTCTTTTACCTATTACAATCGGTGCCGCCTTCAATTCTTTACCCAAGATTTTTAACTCCCTAGCAACTTCGGCTCTTAATGCATCTATATTAACCAAAGCTTTCAGGATTAAAATCAAATCATCTCTGCGGGCTATCATATCAAAACTTATACTCTTGAGTATGGGCTCACCTATCTCAAAATTCTCCCTAAAGAGTAATTCACGAATATCCCGCAGCAATTTCTCCTTCTCCATCTCAGCTTACGATTACGCTTTTAATATATATTTTTTTCCCTCGCATTTTCTATCTCACGAAATATATTGTTCATCATCTCAACAAAGTACCAAGCTACCAAGAGTTGAGCAATCTGCGTGCCATTCACATATTTGCTTCTCTCAAGTATGTAATTTTCAAAGCCCGTATATTCCATTATTCTTCTCTCCAAAGAATCTATGGCTTCGTGGGGGATAAGTCCGTCAAATGTGATGCGAGATACTCTCTTCATATAGTAAAAATCGTCTCTGTAGGAAATCATCATCGGTTTCTGCGATGTATTTATTAGAGAAGACAAACTCAAAGGCATCTCAATTCCGCTCAATGGAAAATCAAGAACTTTAAGTATTGTTTCTACGGAATATGAATCCTCTTCTGAGAATTTTGAAATATCAATTTTTATCACAATATCTGCATAAATCTTTTGGAAATCTATGTATCTCTTGTAAAAGGGCTCTCTTGCTCTTATTTCTTTTATCACATCCTCCTTTTTGTATCCCCTCTCTTCAACATCTCTTTTTATTTTCCACAGCCATTTTATGTCTTTCGATGGATCAACATAGATTTTCAAATCAAGATAATTGCGAAGCTCATCGTATAAAGTGTGCAAACCTTCCACGATAACAATTTTCTTTGGCTCAAAAACCTCTGGAGGGTCAAATTTTCCAGTTTTGTGGTTGTAAACAGGTT
Proteins encoded:
- a CDS encoding flagellin, whose amino-acid sequence is MKRVMKREQGEFGIGSLIIFIAMIIVSAVTAVVLIQISYQLQQQAEDTGNVAIQDVSTGFKIISMGGYRYNDEWGTTPPYHDQIDWIDIKVSLIPGSPPVNLEDVILEVSDGQNSVDLVFNSSVSFDGGANPQGGAGVFGIRVIRDLSPKTLSNYVISAGDIVALSFNATANGLALLPQTYLSIKIIPKHGVSTFQQITTPSVYVSRYVELM
- the mvk gene encoding mevalonate kinase — its product is METSAPAKVILFGEHAVVYGEPAIAVAINLRTYVKIKKSEEYRVNGYPMSDKYHSYIKNAIKLCWDGEPLDIQTKSEVPSASGMGSSASITVAMLTALLAMKDELKEEKIAKLGFEVEYRTQGSASPIDTSTVTHGKGILVHREKKDHFLWKVEKGELKWYIHHIEVPSLKLVVGFSGIKGSTKDMVNKVRRFYNWNSFARDVIRDIGKITMEAIEPLQDEDYERIGELMNEDNKLLTILGVNHPMLKRMINASLKHSYGAKLTGAGGGGSIIALTDEQDEVAKAIEEVGGKAYKVEISKDGFRIENHF
- a CDS encoding M42 family metallopeptidase, yielding MLLEKLVKAFGVPGYEGEIREIVKEHMEKYVDDVQVDTLGNVIGVKKGGERKVLLAAHMDQIGFMVRGITEDGYLVISPMGGVNPITLRSRIVRIRGKSSYVYGVIGEKPPHIEKKAEKKEIKDLRVDIGVEKKEEAENLVSIGDVGSFLPNYYEIGNRIVATALDDRAGIYTLLKVMEDLESETTIYFVATVQEEVGLRGAKVSGFRVEPDIGIAIDVTHARMPGMGKDEMPVELGKGPTIGVGPTAHPKLVKHFINSANGVPYQIEPNPSRSGTDVDVIQLSREGVATVVISIPLRYMHSSVEMIDKRDLENTIGLIRNALKGIDKVELSL
- a CDS encoding helix-turn-helix domain-containing protein, translating into MFEMNIKIVDPMLHDNNIDSVLLNFLNSIGYMPRVDPQRDFRRAIKSVPYRLFKECFLLRPDREWSVEELIAYLNTTRTTLYRHLNKLKSMDILDERQEGMNKLYRLKYGNLERAWVFVEANVKLAMENYRKMVEHISNLAGGEKVE
- the thpR gene encoding RNA 2',3'-cyclic phosphodiesterase, with the protein product MRLANMRTFIAIEIPFFREIEELQKSIEGRAKLVEEENMHITLKFLGEIEEKLIEKIKKIVEECKVDKFKISLQGVGFFPNERYIRVIWIGIDGYEPIVKMAKCIDEKLSKLGFEREKGYVPHLTVARAKGRVSIMNYDRFKNLKFGEVDVREVKIKNSTLTPKGPIYEDVAVIQL
- the gcvH gene encoding glycine cleavage system protein GcvH, giving the protein MIPEDLKYTKTHEWVKVEGNKAKIGITYHAQEQLHDIVYVELPNVGDEIAKGDNLGVVESVKAASDIYAPISGKVVAVNDEVVNSPELLNQDPYKNWLVEMEITNPSELDELLSAEEYKKVVEEES
- a CDS encoding RlmE family RNA methyltransferase, with translation MKNRDYYYWEAKKRGYKSRASFKLLQINDRFYLIRKGYTVLDLGAAPGGWSQVALKIVGREGRVIAVDIKPVKLRDVEYIRGDVYSDETLKRIKERAEKVDVVLSDMSPKISGISSWDHARSIDLAERALFIAENVLRERGHFVVKIFQGDMLNAYLKKCRDRFDMVKVHKPKASNRESPEIYVVCKRFKLSNTP
- a CDS encoding transcriptional regulator; amino-acid sequence: MEKEKLLRDIRELLFRENFEIGEPILKSISFDMIARRDDLILILKALVNIDALRAEVARELKILGKELKAAPIVIGKRNAMGEIMDDVVYSRHGLPILSFNTFKNFIVNGEYPMVYASPGGLYVNINGWLLRRVREARGISLGELAKIAGVSRKAIQLYEEGMNATIDSALRLEDYLGIPLIEPIDILDLRRLKEERYENIEDVDDIYRRLMKIGYDVFLTIKCPFEALSKDERDVFLTSIGKNQKKLKVKAMNLRIFTELLGKNAFIVVNKAKYEEIDGIPLIERSEIMEIESKEEIRKIVRERSAI
- a CDS encoding phosphoribulokinase, which translates into the protein MLGEFRRRLEEYEGSLIIGVAGDSGSGKSTFTKSIINLLGKDLVSSFSLDDYHTEDRETRKKTGHLPLDPKINNLKLAAEHLSALQKGNAIIKPVYNHKTGKFDPPEVFEPKKIVIVEGLHTLYDELRNYLDLKIYVDPSKDIKWLWKIKRDVEERGYKKEDVIKEIRAREPFYKRYIDFQKIYADIVIKIDISKFSEEDSYSVETILKVLDFPLSGIEMPLSLSSLINTSQKPMMISYRDDFYYMKRVSRITFDGLIPHEAIDSLERRIMEYTGFENYILERSKYVNGTQIAQLLVAWYFVEMMNNIFREIENAREKNIY